A stretch of the Glycine soja cultivar W05 chromosome 13, ASM419377v2, whole genome shotgun sequence genome encodes the following:
- the LOC114382210 gene encoding protein DOWNSTREAM OF FLC-like, protein MHSQSAVKTFPSSYLYLALTYPIKQAFGSFLEKFIRYVRTLKTLDKSCKSSPDNYVPSASPDHLAITLYIFPIATEIFHVKGSVYCDTCRAGFETNATFYIQGAKVGIQRKTMKVVYYTEGVTDSTGTYHIEVENDHRDNICECVLVKSPIKWCNTPDSGRDKSSIVLTHHQNGVVNHLHYANAMGYLRD, encoded by the exons ATGCATTCTCAATCAGCTGTTAAAACTTTTCCTTCATCTTATCTTTACTTGGCCCTGACATATCCTATAAAGCAGGCCTTtggaagcttccttgaaaaatTTATAAGATATGTCAGGACCTTGAAGACTCTGG aCAAATCCTGCAAATCTTCACCTGATAATTACGTGCCTAGTGCTTCACCTGATCACCTGGCCATCACCCTCTATATCTTCCCTATTGCTACAGAAATATTCCATGTCAAGGGTTCCGTTTATTGTGATACCTGCCGTGCTGGATTCGAAACTAATGCCACCTTTTACATTCAAG GTGCAAAGGTTGGAATTCAAAGGAAGACCATGAAGGTGGTTTACTACACAGAGGGTGTGACAGACTCCACTGGAACATACCACATTGAGGTTGAGAATGACCACCGCGACAATATTTGCGAATGCGTGCTTGTTAAAAGCCCTATCAAATGGTGTAACACCCCAGACTCTGGGCGTGACAAATCCAGCATAGTACTAACCCACCACCAAAATGGCGTAGTCAACCATCTTCACTATGCAAATGCTATGGGTTACTTGAGGGACTAG
- the LOC114381772 gene encoding uncharacterized protein LOC114381772: protein HVSRGQWSQVAIEKDVAIAVQGCKQNNVGVVGQSNSKYNKKDLTVNAEREDPSEFITHRAKDFLPSIKVIENRFVRASESGREVSRLLEANKIKVGYYEAKGKSSPTILLAAFMFACCDQKGTPVCQEPAQKIINWKRALSSQSSSVRNPLVTTSKEYILIMEATLLKNPA from the exons CATGTTTCAAGGGGTCAATGGTCACAAGTTGCTATTGAAAAGGATGTTGCTATAGCGGTACAAGGTtgcaaacaaaataatgttGGTGTTGTTGGACAATCAAATTCAAAGTACAATAAGAAGGATCTAACTGTGAACGCTGAGAGGGAAGATCCTTCTGAGTTCATCACTCACAGGGCTAAAGATTTTCTTCCTAGCATTAAGGTTATAGAGAATCGGTTTGTACGAGCTTCTGAATCTGGTAGGGAGGTCTCAAGGTTATTGGAGGCAAACAAAATCAAGGTTGGATATTATGAGGCAAAAG GGAAATCATCTCCCACGATTTTGCTAGCGGCTTTTATGTTTGCTTGCTGCGATCAAAAGGGTACACCTGTTTGCCAAG AACCTGCACAGAAGATTATTAATTGGAAGAGGGCATTATCTTCTCAATCATCCTCAGTCAGGAACCCATTAGTTACAACATCGAAGGAATATATATTGATAATGGAAGCGACTTTGTTGAAGAACCCTGCATGA